In Magnetococcales bacterium, a single window of DNA contains:
- a CDS encoding RDD family protein produces the protein MENSPLEERRYVGFWVRTLASIIDTIVIVICTVPVIIFTMKDTIDTNGPPQLPLQAELILDFSVAIAVILFWKFKSATPGKMLFNAIITDAKTGGPPSTKQLIIRYLGYIPSTLFLFMGFFWIAFDKKKQGWHDKLADTVVEKPSSFPTTYLHKTQPSVIKKMVAESASNPPKQIPPSDDSVTYMLNGVPVSKKK, from the coding sequence ATGGAAAACAGTCCATTGGAAGAACGGCGCTACGTCGGCTTCTGGGTCCGCACCCTGGCAAGCATTATTGATACGATCGTCATTGTCATCTGCACAGTCCCAGTCATCATTTTCACGATGAAAGATACCATCGATACAAATGGCCCCCCTCAACTGCCTCTTCAAGCAGAGCTTATACTCGATTTTTCGGTCGCCATTGCGGTCATTCTCTTCTGGAAATTTAAATCCGCCACACCCGGAAAAATGCTCTTCAACGCCATCATCACCGATGCCAAAACCGGTGGCCCCCCCAGCACCAAACAGCTGATCATCCGCTATCTGGGCTATATTCCATCCACTCTGTTTTTATTCATGGGCTTTTTCTGGATCGCCTTCGATAAGAAAAAACAGGGTTGGCATGACAAACTGGCGGATACCGTTGTGGAAAAGCCATCTTCCTTCCCCACCACCTATCTTCACAAAACCCAACCGTCGGTCATTAAAAAAATGGTCGCGGAATCCGCATCAAACCCACCGAAACAGATCCCACCATCAGATGACAGCGTGACCTATATGCTCAATGGCGTCCCTGTCTCGAAGAAAAAGTAG
- a CDS encoding TRAP transporter large permease subunit yields the protein MEFDIESYAALYMFAGVCVVLIMGYPVAFSLAGTALIFAWLGSYDDVFDAVFLEAVPNRLYGIMTNETLIAVPLFIFMGVMLERSRVAENLLDTMAALFGPMRGGLGISVTLVGMLMAASTGIVGATVVTMGLLSLPTMMRRGYDHGVATGTICASGTLGQIIPPSIVLVLLGDVISSAYQQAQLEMGVYTPRTVSVGDLFVGALIPGLILVAMYILYLVGVAVFRPEAVPAIPAEDREVSGAALWAKVLQVLVPPLFLIVAVLGSILGGLATPTEAASVGAVGAMGLAWQQKSLSWVRLKEVMNSTTQVTSMVFMILVGASIFSLVFRGFGGDELVRELLSGLPGGAFGAMLAVMVLMFFLGFFIDFIEITFVVVPIVGPPLLGLGLDPVWLGVMIAINLQTSFLTPPFGFSLFYLRGVAPPEITTGQMYRGIIPFIMIQILVLCAIGYWPQLATWLPMLVYGQ from the coding sequence ATGGAATTCGATATCGAGTCTTACGCCGCCCTCTATATGTTCGCCGGGGTGTGCGTGGTGTTGATCATGGGCTATCCGGTGGCTTTTTCCCTGGCGGGTACGGCACTCATTTTTGCTTGGCTTGGGAGCTACGACGACGTTTTTGATGCGGTTTTTCTGGAGGCGGTGCCCAACCGGCTCTACGGCATCATGACCAATGAAACGTTGATTGCAGTACCTCTCTTTATCTTTATGGGGGTGATGCTGGAGCGCTCCCGGGTAGCGGAAAATTTGCTGGATACCATGGCGGCGCTTTTCGGTCCCATGCGTGGGGGGTTGGGTATTTCGGTCACTCTGGTCGGCATGTTGATGGCCGCCAGTACCGGTATTGTCGGGGCGACGGTGGTGACCATGGGGTTGCTTTCCCTGCCGACCATGATGCGCCGGGGGTATGATCATGGTGTCGCCACTGGCACCATCTGCGCTTCGGGTACTCTGGGGCAGATCATCCCGCCTTCCATTGTTTTGGTGCTGTTGGGGGATGTGATTTCATCCGCCTATCAGCAGGCTCAGTTGGAAATGGGGGTTTATACGCCGCGCACGGTGAGTGTGGGGGATCTTTTCGTTGGGGCATTGATTCCAGGCTTGATCCTGGTCGCCATGTATATTCTCTATCTGGTGGGGGTGGCTGTTTTTCGGCCTGAAGCGGTACCGGCTATTCCTGCGGAGGATCGGGAGGTGAGTGGGGCGGCGCTTTGGGCGAAGGTGTTGCAGGTGTTGGTGCCGCCTTTGTTTTTGATTGTGGCGGTGTTGGGTTCCATTCTGGGGGGCTTGGCGACTCCGACGGAAGCGGCTTCGGTGGGTGCGGTGGGTGCGATGGGGCTCGCTTGGCAGCAGAAGAGTCTCTCTTGGGTGCGGTTGAAGGAGGTGATGAACTCCACCACCCAGGTGACCAGCATGGTTTTTATGATTTTGGTGGGGGCATCGATCTTTTCCCTGGTGTTTCGGGGGTTTGGTGGAGATGAGTTGGTTCGGGAATTGTTGTCGGGGTTGCCGGGTGGGGCTTTTGGGGCGATGCTGGCTGTGATGGTTTTGATGTTTTTCTTGGGATTTTTTATCGATTTTATTGAAATCACTTTTGTGGTGGTACCGATTGTGGGGCCACCGCTGTTGGGGCTGGGTTTGGATCCGGTGTGGCTTGGGGTGATGATTGCGATCAATCTTCAGACTTCGTTTTTGACCCCTCCTTTTGGTTTTTCCCTCTTTTATCTCCGTGGTGTCGCCCCTCCGGAAATCACCACCGGTCAGATGTATCGGGGGATCATACCATTCATCATGATCCAGATTTTGGTGCTGTGCGCGATTGGCTACTGGCCCCAGCTGGCGACGTGGCTCCCGATGCTGGTCTACGGCCAATAA
- a CDS encoding TRAP transporter small permease subunit, translated as MVLVTFAVAMLRYLFDLGWIAMQESVTYMHAAVFMLGASYTLKHDGHVRVDIFYRPMSERAKAWINLFGGLFFLLPVAIFLFSISWEYVAASWSVWEGSREAGGLDGVWLLKSIILAMPLLIALQGLSLMFRNVLLLLYHEEVA; from the coding sequence ATGGTGTTGGTCACCTTTGCCGTGGCCATGCTGCGCTATCTTTTCGATCTTGGCTGGATCGCCATGCAGGAGTCGGTCACCTATATGCATGCGGCGGTTTTCATGCTGGGGGCTTCCTACACCTTGAAACACGATGGCCATGTCCGGGTGGATATTTTTTATCGCCCTATGTCGGAACGGGCCAAAGCGTGGATCAATCTCTTCGGTGGTCTGTTTTTTCTCCTGCCGGTAGCGATTTTTCTCTTTTCGATCAGCTGGGAATATGTGGCCGCCTCCTGGAGTGTGTGGGAAGGTTCCCGGGAAGCGGGTGGGCTGGACGGGGTGTGGCTGTTAAAGTCGATCATCCTGGCGATGCCCCTGCTCATCGCCCTGCAAGGCCTCTCCTTGATGTTTAGAAATGTCCTCCTTCTCCTCTATCACGAGGAGGTCGCCTAG
- a CDS encoding DUF1640 domain-containing protein — protein MLPIASFDTLTRDIKALEGSLTRDIKALEAATKSDLARLEERSKRDLAEAKVDIVKWVAGMLVAQSAIIIGAMFALFRFFL, from the coding sequence ATGCTGCCTATTGCTTCATTTGATACCCTGACACGTGATATCAAGGCGCTGGAAGGTTCCCTGACACGTGATATCAAGGCGTTGGAGGCAGCAACAAAAAGCGATTTGGCTAGATTGGAAGAGAGAAGCAAACGCGATTTGGCTGAGGCCAAAGTTGATATCGTCAAATGGGTGGCTGGTATGCTGGTCGCGCAATCTGCCATTATCATTGGTGCCATGTTCGCACTTTTCCGTTTTTTTCTGTAA